From Xiphophorus hellerii strain 12219 chromosome 6, Xiphophorus_hellerii-4.1, whole genome shotgun sequence, the proteins below share one genomic window:
- the c8b gene encoding complement component C8 beta chain — translation MFSVMMQPSRFSSHSCLLALTLSLVLLSEFPRTAASDENASVRETRSVGNRVVVQPVDCVLSEWSRWSRCDTCTKKKYRYAKLERPSQFGGEPCYLHGTQEERCEVPARYTCDSVPLCEGFLCTQTGRCVHRTLQCNGEDDCGDMSDEVGCTKTSKPCRVEAEEYWGIENLAKGINVLNSHLEGVVLDNRYYGGGCLPHYIQDVPFRKPFNLQQYMLQTRGSYDFTLQSFESYSDYMDHTFRERMTQTSFSIGFSIPGVFSFGFNYDSSKYSKSVSKIRRASGVTNSFIRAKAELELAQYILKSDGLVLHPEFLQRLRSLPQAYVYGEYRQIYKDYGTHYITEAALGGDFEHTTILNKEKLEKSDYNLDQYKSCLQIGFKIGVTIEGVPVSLGLGGGSCSGLLNEMGEDTKNGAMVEDFVAVVRGGNSESITALLSQKLPSEQLMRLWGEGVRYNPDFIRMTTKPLYELVTSRDFVQADSLKRNLKRALSEYLAETSACRCAPCHNNGVAVLKGTRCECVCPTGYTGRSCEITSRQKVLGIDGGWSCWGAWSSCSGGQMTRSRQCSNPAPSSGGLPCRGLQQESTECF, via the exons ATGTTTTCTGTGATGATGCAGCCGAGCAGATTCAGTTCCCACAGCTGCCTGCTCGCTCTGACTCTCAGCTTGGTGCTGCTAAG TGAGTTTCCCCGAACAGCAGCAAGCGATGAGAACGCCAGTGTTCGTGAAACCCGTTCAGTGGGTAACCGGGTGGTAGTCCAGCCGGTGGACTGCGTTTTATCGGAGTGGAGCCGTTGGTCCCGCTGTGACACCTGCACAAAGAAGAAA TACCGCTATGCTAAACTGGAGCGGCCATCTCAGTTTGGAGGAGAGCCATGCTACCTTCATGGCACCCAGGAGGAACGCTGCGAGGTTCCAGCCCGCTACACCTGCGATAGCGTACCTCTGTGTGAGGGATTCCTCTGCACACAAACGG GTCGCTGTGTCCACAGAACCCTGCAGTGTAACGGAGAGGACGACTGTGGGGACATGTCCGACGAGGTCGGCTGCACGAAGACGTCCAAGCCCTGCAGGGTGGAGGCAGAAGAGTACTGGGGAATAGAAAATCTGGCCAAAGG AATAAACGTCCTGAACAGCCACCTGGAAGGCGTGGTGCTCGATAACAGATACTATGGAGGCGGCTGCCTGCCTCACTACATCCAGGATGTCCCGTTCAGGAAGCCTTTCAACTTGCAGCAGTACATGTTGCAG ACGAGAGGCTCGTACGATTTCACCCTGCAGTCGTTCGAGTCGTACTCTGACTACATGGATCACACTTTCAGGGAACGGATGACCCAAACCTCTTTCTCCATTGGCTTCAGCATTCCGGGCGTTTTCAGCTTTGGGTTCAATTACGACTCCTCCAAATACAGCAAGTCTGTCAGCAAGATTCGACGTGCCTCCGGAGTT ACAAACAGCTTCATTCGAGCCAAAGCGGAGCTGGAGCTGGCCCAGTACATCCTGAAGTCCGACGGCTTGGTGCTTCACCCGGAGTTCCTGCAGCGCCTTCGCTCTCTGCCGCAGGCGTACGTTTATGGAGAGTACAGACAGATCTACAAGGACTACGGCACCCACTACATCACCGAGGCCGCCCTCGGAGGAGACTTCGAGCACACGACCATCCTGAACAAAGAGAAGCTAGAGAAGTCAG ACTATAATTTGGACCAGTACAAGTCTTGCCTGCAGATAGGTTTCAAGATTGGGGTGACCATTGAAGGAGTTCCTGTATCCTTGGGCCTTGGAGGTGGATCCTGTTCTGGACTTCTGAATGAAATGGGAG AGGACACAAAGAACGGGGCGATGGTGGAGGACTTTGTTGCTGTCGTCCGGGGTGGAAACAGTGAATCCATCACTGCTTTGTTGTCTCAGAAGCTTCCCAGCGAACAGCTGATGAGGCTCTGGGGTGAAGGCGTCCGTTACAACCCGGACTTCATCCGCATGACA ACCAAGCCGCTGTACGAGCTGGTGACTTCCAGAGACTTCGTCCAGGCCGACAGTCTGAAGAGGAACTTGAAGAGAGCTCTGTCCGAGTACCTGGCTGAGACCAGCGCCTGTCGCTGTGCTCCCTGTCACAACAATGGAGTGGCTGTTCTAAAAG GCACAAGATGCGAGTGCGTGTGTCCTACCGGCTACACCGGACGGAGCTGCGAAATCACTTCCAGGCAAAAAG TGTTGGGCATCGATGGTGGCTGGAGCTGTTGGGGAGCGTGGTCGTCGTGCAGCGGGGGTCAAATGACCCGGAGTCGACAGTGTAGCAACCCGGCACCAAGCAGCGGCGGCCTCCCGTGCAGAGGGCTGCAGCAGGAGTCCACCGAGTGCTTTTAA